The following coding sequences are from one Nicotiana tabacum cultivar K326 chromosome 1, ASM71507v2, whole genome shotgun sequence window:
- the LOC107771910 gene encoding zinc finger CCCH domain-containing protein 20-like produces the protein MMIGERNHPYPTVHIPPWSFGDNQTDNMHLTLSPSGNATSSPSFSAASGEDYSMFLQNDTGLKALQRYLPFNDVVGDFDFEYGEGKDIDLPVDAYSCDQFRMYEFKVRKCARGKSHDWTECPYAHPGEKARRRDPRKYHYSGTACPEFRKGNCRKGDGCEFAHGVFECWLHPARYRTQPCKDGLNCKRRVCFFAHSPEQIRVLSPRADSFDGSPSISRYGFEGKNMHFITSPESGSPPCESPPMTQTTNSVSSLSRSLGSNYSINEMVASLRQLQLNKVKSMPSSWNLQMGSPVLGSPRIPVNRPGFCSLPSTPTRAFNRPGVCCFDLCEEEPVMERVESGRDLRAKMFEKLSKENPLDGMVPDPIPSEATNPDVGWISELIQ, from the coding sequence ATGATGATCGGAGAGAGAAACCACCCTTATCCGACGGTCCATATTCCACCATGGTCGTTCGGAGATAATCAGACGGATAACATGCACCTAACTTTAAGCCCAAGCGGCAATGCAACTTCAAGCCCCAGCTTCAGTGCCGCCTCTGGTGAGGACTATTCCATGTTTCTACAAAACGACACCGGTTTGAAGGCACTCCAGCGTTACCTTCCATTCAACGACGTCGTTGGTGATTTTGACTTTGAATACGGCGAAGGTAAGGATATTGACCTTCCGGTAGACGCATACTCTTGTGATCAGTTCCGTATGTACGAGTTTAAGGTGAGGAAGTGCGCACGTGGGAAGTCACACGATTGGACAGAGTGTCCGTACGCACATCCCGGCGAGAAAGCTCGTCGGAGGGACCCACGTAAGTATCACTATTCGGGCACTGCATGCCCTGAGTTCCGTAAAGGGAACTGTAGGAAAGGTGATGGTTGTGAGTTCGCTCATGGCGTATTTGAGTGCTGGCTCCACCCTGCTCGCTATCGTACGCAGCCTTGTAAAGATGGTCTCAATTGTAAGAGAAGGGTTTGTTTCTTTGCTCACTCACCGGAACAGATCCGAGTACTGAGTCCGCGTGCCGATTCGTTCGATGGCTCTCCTTCCATTTCCAGGTACGGTTTTGAGGGGAAAAATATGCATTTTATAACGTCTCCTGAGTCAGGCTCGCCACCTTGTGAGTCGCCGCCGATGACTCAGACGACCAACTCAGTGAGCTCGCTGAGTCGATCTCTAGGGTCTAATTACTCGATCAACGAAATGGTGGCGTCACTACGTCAATTGCAGCTGAACAAGGTGAAGTCCATGCCCTCTTCCTGGAATTTACAAATGGGATCTCCGGTACTCGGGTCACCAAGGATACCCGTAAACCGACCCGGTTTTTGTAGCTTACCCTCAACGCCAACTCGGGCCTTCAACCGACCCGGTGTCTGTTGCTTTGATCTTTGCGAGGAAGAACCAGTTATGGAAAGGGTAGAATCAGGGAGGGATTTAAGGGCTAAAATGTTTGAGAAATTGAGTAAAGAGAATCCGTTAGATGGGATGGTACCCGACCCGATTCCTTCTGAAGCTACGAACCCGGATGTTGGTTGGATCTCTGAACTGATCCAGTGA